Part of the bacterium genome is shown below.
TCGGCCTGTCGGACGTCCGCATCATGCTGCGCCACGTCCTGCCGAACATCGCGGCTCCGATCATCGTGCAGTCGTCCCTGCAGCTTGGGGTCGCGCTCCTCACCGCGGCGGGCCTTGGATTTCTCGGCATCGGCGTCACCCCGCCGACCCCGGAATGGGGGACGATGCTCGGGGAGGCCCAGACCTACGTCCTGGCCGCCTGGTACATGGGCACATTCCCGGGGCTCGCGATCTTTGCGGCGGTGATGGCGTTCAACTTGTTCGGCGACGGTCTGCGCGACGCCCTCGACCCGCGGATGAAAACGCTCTGAGCCGGGATTACTTTTCGAATCCCCAGGAGGTGACGTGGCGCGGGGTGACCTCGACCATGACGGAGTCGCGCTCGCCGATCGCGGATTCCTTCGGGTATTGCGGGTACTTGCGATAGAGCAGATCGCGGTACTTCCGAAACCGCGGCCCGCCCTTGATGAGCGCCGCCGAACCTTGGATCATGACGCCCCGGAGGAGGCTCCAGTCTTCCGCGTACACGTCCACGCTGAAGGCGAGGTTCGGATTCGCCCGGAGGTGCCGGACCTTCAGGGCGTCGCGGCCGCTGGCGAAGTAGATCCGCCCGTTGTCGGCGACGTGGCAGACCGGCACCACGTGCGGCCGTCCGTCGCGTCCCACCGTGGCGACCCGGGACACGCGTTCCAAGGCGATGATCTTGGCGAGGTCTTTGCGCAGCCGCACGGCGGCTCACCTCCACGCGCGGCGCGCAGACGGCGCCGCGGACACGAGACTTTCGAACACGATGGTGCCGAACCTATTATGCCGCGTTTTCG
Proteins encoded:
- a CDS encoding pyridoxamine 5'-phosphate oxidase family protein; this encodes MRLRKDLAKIIALERVSRVATVGRDGRPHVVPVCHVADNGRIYFASGRDALKVRHLRANPNLAFSVDVYAEDWSLLRGVMIQGSAALIKGGPRFRKYRDLLYRKYPQYPKESAIGERDSVMVEVTPRHVTSWGFEK